From Mesorhizobium sp. Pch-S:
CAGCTGGCTCTCGGCCAATCCGGGCGGATCAATCGGCCTCTTTGCCGACGGCACCGAGAATGCTCCTGCAGGTTGGGCATGGGTAGGTGAGGAAGGCCCGGAATTGCGCAAGCTTCGTGCCGGCGATGTCATCCGGTCTAATCCGCGCTCTATGGAGATGATGGCCAACGCTCGAGGCATCGGTCCATCAAAGACCGAGATGCACTTCCACAACGCTCCGCCTGTGCTTCACCAGCAGGAGGAAGATGACGGCGAAGGTGGAAAGCGCATGGACATCTGGTTTGAGCAGCAGACCGCCAAGGCGACCTCGCGTCGAGGCAGTGCGGCGAACAAGGCCTTGGCTAGCATGGGCCTCACCCGGCCAATGAAGGTGCGCTGATGGCTTTGCCTGTCTATCCTGCCGAACTGCCAATCCCCTTGCGTGACGACTATCGCATCGCGCGCGGCGAGGGGCGGTTCAATTCCAAGACCGATGCCGGTCCCGGCAACATCCGGGGTCGGTTTTCATCCGTTGTCGACAACGTCAACTTTTCAACGATGCTGGACGCCACCCAGCGCGGCCGCTTCGACTGGTTCTACACCCAGGAGACGAAGAAGGGCGCGTTTCCCTTCCTCATGGCGAACCATTCCGAAGACGCCATGTGCTGGCTCGATGAAAACGAGCAGCCGCTGCTATTTGAGGACGGAACGCCCGTGCTGCTCACCGAGACGTGGTTGGTGCAGTTCAATGGCCTGCCGAACTATCTGCCGCACGATATCTATTGGAACGTGTCGTTCACGCTGATGGTGATGCCATGAGCCGCACGATATCGCTAAATGCGGCAAAGCAGATCGATGCGATGGCGACTGATGCCGTTGCGGTCTTTCTGGTCATCATCGAACACATCGACCTTGAGGCGCCGCTGCGGATCTCGTCGGACGATGCGGTGAGGCTGTCTGTGGAGCCGCTGACCTACGGCACGCTGTCGACCTATGGCTCGATCGATGGCTCGGCCAAGCCGTTTTATTTCACCGGCATGCAGGTGATCCCGCCTGACGACGAGGAAGACGTCGAGCCAACAGCAACGCTCGTCGTCGATGTGCTGGACGCGGATATCGTCGGTCTCCTTACTTCTACGACGATCGCTGCGACGGGGCGCATAGCCATCGTTATGGCCGACACGCCAAACCTGGTCGAGATCGAAACTGTCAATTTGACGCTGAAGAGCGCGAACGGCGACTGGGGGCAGGTGGCTCTGAAGCTGTCGATGAAAGACCTCTATGACGAGCCATATCCGGCAACGCGGATGTCGAAGGAACGCTTTCCGGGGCTGCATCGATGAATTGGGCCGCTCCGTATGTTGGCATTCCCGATCTGGCTAAGGGCCGGTCATCGGTGGGCGCGGACTGCTGGGGGCTTGCGATGCTCGTGTATCAGGGCGTGCTCGGCATCGAATTGCCCGACT
This genomic window contains:
- a CDS encoding DUF1833 family protein produces the protein MSRTISLNAAKQIDAMATDAVAVFLVIIEHIDLEAPLRISSDDAVRLSVEPLTYGTLSTYGSIDGSAKPFYFTGMQVIPPDDEEDVEPTATLVVDVLDADIVGLLTSTTIAATGRIAIVMADTPNLVEIETVNLTLKSANGDWGQVALKLSMKDLYDEPYPATRMSKERFPGLHR